The Hyla sarda isolate aHylSar1 unplaced genomic scaffold, aHylSar1.hap1 scaffold_88, whole genome shotgun sequence genome includes the window ggtctggatctcccgggaggtgatggtggagcgcttgttgtagtgagccaggcgggaggcttcccctgcgatgcgctcgaagatatcattgacaaaggAGTTCATGATGCCCATGGCCTTGGAGGATATGCCGGTGTCAGGGTGGACCTGCTTGAGCACCTTGTACACGTAGATGGCATAGCtttccttcctggtcttcctccgCTTCTTACCATCCTTCTTCTGAgtcttggtcacggctttcttggAGCCTTTCTTGGGCGCTGGTGCAGACTTGGCGGGATCAGGCATTATGATCAATCACAATAATCCTTCACTAGAACAGAGAGAATAATGATGCCTCCTCC containing:
- the LOC130348321 gene encoding histone H2B 1.1: MPDPAKSAPAPKKGSKKAVTKTQKKDGKKRRKTRKESYAIYVYKVLKQVHPDTGISSKAMGIMNSFVNDIFERIAGEASRLAHYNKRSTITSREIQTAVRLLLPGELAKHAVSEGTKAVTKYTSAK